The Clostridium sp. AWRP genome has a window encoding:
- a CDS encoding Crp/Fnr family transcriptional regulator, whose amino-acid sequence MTKVSDDDFRRIPLFEKVNKSTLKLMQTKAFKIKLTKCEELFCEKDKVDKIYIVLSGKVTMYKISEDGQKRVVYILGRGEFINEVIFDNLPASISCEAFEDSYILYFFRNDLLKIMAGDFELTHIIINSMAKKIRRLYRQLKNTVPIKMDKKLAAKLWKLSRDYGVETKEGIVIDLNISITYLAEMLGSTRETISRCMNNFEKKGMIKFHHKKIIVIDPKVLSMYFRGV is encoded by the coding sequence ATGACAAAGGTTTCTGATGATGATTTTAGACGAATTCCCTTATTTGAAAAAGTAAACAAATCTACGTTGAAATTGATGCAGACAAAGGCTTTTAAGATAAAACTTACTAAATGTGAAGAATTGTTTTGCGAAAAAGACAAAGTGGATAAAATTTATATTGTTTTAAGTGGAAAAGTAACTATGTATAAGATATCAGAAGATGGACAAAAAAGGGTTGTATATATTTTAGGCAGAGGAGAATTTATAAATGAAGTCATTTTTGACAATTTACCTGCATCCATAAGTTGTGAAGCTTTTGAAGATAGTTATATATTGTATTTTTTTAGAAATGACTTGTTAAAAATAATGGCAGGGGATTTTGAACTTACGCATATTATAATTAATTCCATGGCTAAAAAAATAAGAAGACTCTACAGGCAATTGAAAAACACCGTACCTATAAAAATGGATAAAAAGCTTGCAGCAAAACTCTGGAAATTGTCCAGAGATTACGGAGTGGAAACAAAAGAAGGCATAGTTATTGACTTGAATATAAGCATAACATATTTAGCTGAGATGCTTGGTAGTACAAGAGAGACTATTTCACGATGCATGAACAATTTTGAAAAAAAAGGTATGATAAAATTTCATCATAAAAAGATAATAGTTATAGATCCCAAGGTGCTGTCAATGTATTTCAGGGGAGTTTAG
- the ygeW gene encoding knotted carbamoyltransferase YgeW, translating to MEKLKELIQNLKKLDYKNMYSNDFFLTWEKTDEELKAVFTVADILRQMRENNISPRIFDSGLAISLFRDNSTRTRFSFASACNLLGLEVQDLDEGKSQIAHGETVRETANMISFMADVIGIRDDMFIGKGNKYMHKVSESVQEGYKAGILGQRPTLVSLQCDIDHPTQCMADLLHLIHYFGGAQNLKGKKLAMTWAYSPSYGKPLSVPQGIIGLMTRMGMEVTLAHPEGYDILPEVENVARKNAEISGGKFIKTNSMKEAFENADIVYPKSWAPFAAMEKRTNLYGEGKFDEIEVLEKELLNQNANYKDWECTEEMMKLTKDSKALYMHCLPADITGVSCKQGEVAASVFDRYREELYKQAGYKPYIVASMIFLSKVKDPVKTLTEIIDSKPPRFLAK from the coding sequence ATGGAAAAATTAAAAGAACTTATCCAAAATTTAAAAAAACTAGATTATAAAAATATGTATAGTAATGATTTTTTTTTAACCTGGGAAAAAACAGACGAAGAGCTTAAGGCAGTTTTTACAGTAGCTGATATTTTACGACAGATGAGGGAAAATAATATATCACCGCGTATATTTGATAGTGGACTAGCAATTTCATTATTCCGTGATAATTCCACAAGAACAAGATTTAGTTTTGCAAGTGCATGTAATTTACTTGGCCTGGAGGTTCAAGATCTTGATGAAGGAAAGTCACAGATTGCTCACGGCGAAACTGTTCGTGAAACAGCAAATATGATTTCTTTTATGGCAGATGTTATAGGCATTAGGGATGATATGTTTATAGGCAAAGGGAACAAGTATATGCATAAAGTATCAGAATCAGTTCAAGAGGGATATAAAGCTGGGATTCTTGGACAGCGCCCTACCCTTGTAAGCCTTCAGTGTGATATAGACCATCCAACTCAATGTATGGCTGATTTACTCCATTTAATTCATTATTTTGGTGGAGCTCAAAATCTTAAAGGCAAAAAACTAGCTATGACTTGGGCCTATTCTCCTTCCTATGGCAAACCATTATCCGTACCTCAAGGAATTATTGGTTTAATGACGAGAATGGGTATGGAAGTTACGCTTGCACATCCTGAAGGATACGATATATTGCCGGAAGTAGAGAATGTTGCAAGAAAAAATGCTGAGATAAGTGGAGGTAAGTTTATTAAAACTAACTCCATGAAAGAAGCTTTTGAGAATGCAGATATAGTTTATCCAAAGAGCTGGGCTCCATTTGCAGCCATGGAAAAGCGTACTAACTTATATGGAGAAGGTAAATTTGATGAAATAGAGGTACTTGAAAAAGAGCTGCTAAATCAAAATGCAAATTATAAGGACTGGGAATGCACAGAAGAAATGATGAAGCTCACTAAAGATTCTAAAGCATTATATATGCACTGTTTACCTGCAGATATTACGGGAGTAAGCTGCAAGCAAGGTGAAGTAGCTGCTTCTGTATTTGATCGTTATCGTGAAGAACTTTATAAACAGGCAGGATATAAACCTTACATTGTTGCTTCAATGATTTTTTTAAGTAAGGTGAAAGATCCTGTAAAAACACTTACAGAGATTATTGATTCAAAGCCACCGAGATTTTTAGCAAAATAA
- the ssnA gene encoding putative aminohydrolase SsnA, with product MLLIGNGKLITRDDARPIIDNGCIAVSGNKIIEIGLTEELKKKYKDARFIDAKGRLVMPGFINTHMHYYSTFARGMANDSPPAKNLMDILTGLWWRLDKVLTPEDIYYSAIVPMIDEVRNGVTTAFDHHASAYSVKGSLFKIAEAAEKIGIRSSLCYETSDRDGEKITDEGIAENVDFIKYCNDKKDDMIKGMFGLHASMTISDKTLEKCMDAIENLNTGFHVHTGEGIQDLEITKQKYGKGIVQRWYDAGALSDKTILVHCIHVSDEELDLIKEKNAIVVHNPESNMGNAVGVSPVLKMYKKGILLGLGTDGYTSDMMESYKVGNIIHKHAAGDSTVAWTEIPEMLFYNNRKIVERFIDGKIGILKEGALADIIIVDYNAPTPINENNINSHLLFGINGRCVDTTIINGKVIMEDRKLVDVDEERIMARSRELAQDLWKRF from the coding sequence ATGCTATTAATTGGGAATGGTAAGCTTATTACTAGGGATGATGCTAGGCCAATTATTGATAATGGATGTATTGCTGTTTCTGGAAATAAAATTATTGAAATTGGCTTGACAGAAGAATTGAAGAAAAAATATAAAGATGCAAGATTTATTGATGCAAAGGGTAGGCTTGTTATGCCAGGATTTATTAATACCCATATGCATTATTATAGTACTTTTGCAAGGGGGATGGCTAATGACAGTCCTCCAGCAAAAAATCTTATGGACATACTTACAGGATTGTGGTGGAGACTCGATAAGGTATTAACTCCAGAGGATATTTATTATAGTGCTATTGTACCGATGATTGATGAAGTTAGAAATGGTGTTACAACTGCTTTTGATCACCATGCAAGTGCTTATTCAGTTAAAGGCAGTTTATTTAAGATAGCTGAGGCTGCAGAAAAGATAGGTATCCGAAGCAGCCTATGTTATGAAACTTCAGATAGAGACGGAGAAAAAATTACTGATGAAGGTATTGCTGAAAATGTGGACTTCATTAAGTATTGTAATGATAAAAAAGATGACATGATTAAAGGTATGTTTGGACTTCATGCTTCTATGACAATTTCAGATAAAACTTTGGAAAAATGTATGGATGCCATAGAAAATTTAAATACAGGTTTTCATGTTCATACAGGAGAGGGAATACAGGATCTGGAAATAACTAAACAAAAATATGGCAAGGGCATTGTACAGAGATGGTATGATGCAGGAGCACTTTCTGATAAGACAATTTTAGTCCACTGTATTCATGTTTCTGATGAAGAACTAGACTTGATCAAAGAAAAAAATGCAATAGTTGTTCACAATCCTGAATCCAATATGGGTAATGCTGTAGGTGTATCTCCTGTACTTAAAATGTATAAAAAAGGAATTCTATTAGGACTTGGTACAGATGGCTATACTTCAGATATGATGGAATCTTATAAGGTTGGAAATATTATTCATAAACATGCTGCCGGAGATTCTACTGTAGCTTGGACTGAAATTCCAGAAATGCTTTTCTATAATAATAGAAAAATTGTTGAAAGATTTATTGATGGAAAAATTGGCATTTTAAAAGAAGGAGCACTGGCAGATATAATTATTGTAGATTACAATGCACCTACACCAATAAATGAAAACAATATTAATTCACACTTACTATTTGGCATTAATGGACGTTGTGTAGATACAACAATTATAAATGGTAAAGTTATTATGGAAGATAGAAAACTTGTAGATGTTGACGAGGAAAGAATTATGGCAAGAAGCAGGGAACTTGCACAAGATCTCTGGAAGCGTTTCTAA
- the asrA gene encoding anaerobic sulfite reductase subunit AsrA: MGFQISNVEFDNFLKKLQKEYKIYAPVKLKGKGRFSDTDVVRYAEINTIEEIIFDEKSNFSPKEVILPITKTLFYFTEDSVMEPKVDDKKILIFLRSCDINAVRRVDEIYLRNGVEDPYYKKVRDKVKFVLMECEHSFENCFCVSMGSNKTENYDLFVKYKDGKVSVKCKDESFKNYFDGMTECNVEPNFVTENDVKVKIPENMDVSVFNAPLWEEYSSRCISCGRCNLVCGTCTCFNMQDIFYKDNKNVGERRRVLTSCQIDGYTDIAGGHSFRQDKGQRMRFKVMHKVYDFKKRFGYNMCVGCGRCDDACPEYISFSNCVNKLNDAVGEVK; the protein is encoded by the coding sequence ATGGGATTTCAAATTAGTAATGTGGAATTTGATAATTTTTTAAAAAAGCTGCAAAAAGAGTACAAAATCTATGCTCCAGTGAAATTAAAGGGTAAGGGAAGATTTTCGGATACAGATGTAGTTAGGTATGCAGAGATAAATACTATTGAAGAAATAATATTTGATGAAAAATCAAACTTTTCACCAAAAGAAGTGATACTTCCAATAACTAAAACCTTGTTTTATTTTACAGAAGATTCTGTAATGGAACCAAAAGTGGATGACAAAAAGATATTGATATTTTTAAGAAGCTGTGACATCAATGCTGTAAGGAGAGTTGATGAAATTTATTTGAGAAATGGTGTAGAAGATCCTTATTATAAAAAAGTAAGGGATAAAGTAAAATTTGTACTTATGGAATGTGAGCACAGCTTTGAAAACTGTTTCTGTGTAAGTATGGGCAGTAATAAGACAGAAAACTATGACTTATTTGTAAAGTATAAGGATGGGAAAGTTTCAGTAAAGTGTAAAGATGAAAGCTTTAAAAATTACTTTGATGGAATGACAGAATGTAATGTAGAACCTAACTTTGTAACAGAAAATGATGTAAAGGTTAAAATTCCTGAAAATATGGATGTAAGTGTATTTAATGCTCCACTGTGGGAAGAGTATTCTTCACGATGTATTTCTTGTGGAAGATGTAACCTTGTTTGTGGAACATGTACATGTTTTAATATGCAGGATATTTTCTATAAAGATAATAAAAATGTAGGAGAGAGAAGAAGAGTGTTGACTTCCTGCCAGATTGATGGGTATACGGATATAGCTGGGGGACATAGTTTTAGACAGGATAAAGGACAGAGAATGAGATTTAAAGTTATGCATAAAGTTTATGACTTTAAGAAAAGATTTGGATATAACATGTGTGTTGGATGTGGAAGATGTGATGATGCATGTCCAGAATATATATCTTTTTCAAATTGTGTTAACAAGTTGAATGATGCAGTGGGAGAGGTGAAATAA
- the ygfK gene encoding putative selenate reductase subunit YgfK — protein MSDRMRPISFEKMLIWVIKELKGKESIFGIHKDKFYKNESGKSIEVFGEKLSSPLGPAAGPNTQLTQNIVSAYLTGSRFIELKTVQVIDGEDLAVAKPCICAQDECYNVEWSTELKVSEAFCEYIKAWFLLHILMKELNLSRQRDFMFNMSVGYDLDGIKSSKMDNYIEGMRNASNTKVWNECKKVIISHMNLFSNFNEKDLEEISPIVCSSITVSTLHGCPPEEIEKISNYLLKEKNLNVFIKMNPTLLGEKFVRNTLNTMGYGYITLNGDHFKNDLQYGDAVAMLQRLKDTAKTLNLEIGVKLTNTLPVKIENKELPGEEMYMSGRSLFPLTISLASRLAEEFSGDLQVSYSGGADFFNVDKILTTGIQPVTFATTILKPGGYERITQMAQKVEKKLKGKFSGIDTDMLSKLAEETLKDGHHLKNSRIVESRKISEELPTYDCMTAPCSIGCPINQQIPEYVALVGKKKYDEAFSIIAKDNASPAITATICNHNCQFKCTRLDYDSSVLIRDMKKIAVLNAEKKYIENIKPQDIRNNKKVAVIGAGPAGLSAALFLRRNGMDVTVMDKKEKPYGVVRYVIPDFRIPSEMIDHDFELVKKQGVKFKFGINENFNIDGLKEKYDYIILAIGAWKPGKLSLKEGKEKAVNAIAFLERYKAEKENIDLGKHVFIIGGGNVAMDAARAAKRIAGVDTVSIVYRRTKEYMPADSEELKLAISDGIVFKELLEPIAIKDNKLVCEEMILGEKDTSGRRSPVSTGKEVVLDADTVIVAVGEKVDSDLLNRNGIELNSKDFPKLNEACETNISNVYIPGDAKCGPATIVKAIADGKAVAKNILSKEKLNNDFEKKVIPIDEKQIYSRKGILSDPGSCEEEYKRCLSCSNICELCVDVCPNRANVAIKVGGFSSPHQIIHLDGMCNECGNCAVFCPYKGNPYKDKVTVFWNENDFENSTNKGFCVIDIKKGICKVREESGKVVMYTVGEDNIISKEMECIIKSCIDKYSYML, from the coding sequence ATGAGTGATAGAATGCGCCCTATTTCTTTTGAAAAAATGCTTATTTGGGTTATAAAAGAATTAAAAGGAAAGGAATCTATTTTTGGAATTCATAAAGATAAATTTTATAAAAATGAAAGTGGAAAATCAATTGAAGTGTTTGGTGAAAAGCTATCTTCACCCCTTGGACCTGCTGCTGGGCCAAACACTCAATTGACTCAGAACATTGTCTCTGCCTATTTAACTGGGAGCCGATTTATTGAATTAAAAACAGTACAGGTTATTGATGGAGAAGATCTAGCAGTAGCTAAACCTTGTATTTGTGCACAAGATGAATGCTACAATGTGGAATGGTCTACGGAACTAAAAGTATCTGAGGCTTTCTGTGAGTATATAAAAGCCTGGTTCTTGCTTCATATTTTAATGAAGGAACTTAATTTAAGCAGGCAAAGAGATTTCATGTTTAATATGAGTGTAGGATATGATTTAGATGGTATTAAATCTTCTAAAATGGATAACTACATTGAAGGCATGAGAAATGCCTCTAATACAAAAGTATGGAATGAGTGTAAAAAAGTAATTATTTCTCATATGAATTTGTTCTCCAATTTTAATGAAAAAGATTTAGAAGAAATATCTCCAATTGTCTGTTCGTCTATTACAGTATCTACGCTGCATGGATGCCCTCCAGAGGAAATAGAAAAGATATCAAATTATTTACTAAAAGAAAAGAATTTAAATGTTTTTATAAAGATGAATCCAACTCTTTTAGGAGAAAAATTTGTTAGAAATACGCTTAACACAATGGGATATGGTTATATAACATTAAATGGAGATCATTTTAAAAATGACTTACAGTATGGGGACGCTGTGGCAATGCTCCAGCGTTTGAAAGATACTGCAAAGACGTTGAATTTAGAAATAGGAGTTAAACTTACTAACACTTTACCAGTCAAAATTGAAAACAAAGAATTACCTGGAGAAGAAATGTATATGTCAGGACGTTCTCTTTTCCCTCTTACAATATCCTTGGCCAGTAGATTAGCTGAAGAATTTAGTGGAGATTTGCAGGTATCCTATTCAGGAGGAGCAGATTTCTTTAATGTGGATAAAATTTTAACTACAGGAATTCAGCCAGTGACATTTGCAACCACTATCTTAAAGCCAGGTGGATATGAGAGAATAACGCAAATGGCTCAGAAGGTAGAGAAAAAGCTTAAAGGTAAATTCTCAGGAATAGATACAGATATGTTATCAAAATTGGCAGAAGAAACTTTAAAAGATGGTCATCATCTTAAAAACTCAAGAATTGTAGAAAGTAGAAAAATTTCTGAGGAACTTCCTACTTATGATTGTATGACAGCACCTTGCAGCATAGGATGTCCTATAAATCAGCAAATTCCTGAATATGTGGCTTTAGTAGGTAAAAAGAAATATGATGAAGCCTTTTCTATAATTGCTAAGGACAATGCCTCACCGGCAATTACAGCAACTATTTGCAATCACAATTGCCAGTTTAAGTGTACTAGATTGGACTACGATTCATCTGTCTTAATTAGAGACATGAAAAAAATTGCTGTCTTAAATGCTGAGAAGAAGTACATTGAAAATATCAAACCTCAAGATATAAGAAATAATAAAAAAGTAGCAGTTATAGGTGCAGGTCCTGCAGGACTTTCAGCAGCTCTTTTCTTGAGAAGAAATGGTATGGATGTAACTGTAATGGATAAAAAAGAAAAACCTTATGGTGTAGTAAGGTATGTTATTCCGGATTTTAGAATTCCGTCTGAGATGATTGACCATGACTTTGAGCTTGTAAAGAAACAAGGAGTGAAATTTAAATTTGGAATTAATGAGAATTTTAATATAGATGGATTGAAAGAAAAATATGATTATATTATCTTAGCAATAGGTGCCTGGAAACCAGGAAAATTATCTTTAAAAGAAGGTAAGGAAAAAGCAGTGAATGCCATCGCGTTTCTTGAAAGATATAAAGCAGAAAAAGAAAACATTGATTTAGGAAAGCATGTTTTCATTATTGGAGGCGGAAATGTAGCAATGGATGCAGCAAGGGCAGCCAAGAGAATAGCTGGAGTGGATACTGTTTCAATTGTATATAGAAGGACCAAGGAATATATGCCTGCAGATTCTGAAGAATTAAAGTTAGCTATTTCTGATGGCATTGTATTTAAAGAACTTCTTGAACCGATAGCTATTAAAGATAATAAATTAGTTTGTGAAGAGATGATATTAGGAGAAAAAGATACTTCAGGTAGGAGAAGTCCTGTTTCAACTGGCAAAGAGGTTGTATTAGATGCAGATACGGTTATTGTTGCCGTAGGAGAAAAAGTGGATAGTGATTTATTAAATAGAAATGGAATAGAATTAAATTCTAAGGATTTCCCGAAACTGAATGAGGCTTGTGAAACTAATATTTCCAATGTATATATTCCAGGCGATGCTAAATGTGGACCGGCCACTATTGTTAAGGCAATAGCAGATGGAAAGGCAGTTGCCAAGAATATATTGTCAAAAGAAAAATTGAACAATGATTTTGAAAAAAAAGTTATCCCTATAGATGAAAAACAAATATATAGTAGAAAGGGTATACTAAGTGATCCTGGAAGCTGTGAAGAAGAATATAAAAGATGTCTTTCCTGCAGCAATATTTGTGAATTGTGCGTTGATGTTTGTCCAAATAGGGCAAATGTAGCTATTAAAGTAGGAGGCTTTTCTTCTCCTCATCAGATTATACATCTAGATGGTATGTGTAATGAATGTGGAAATTGTGCAGTTTTCTGTCCATATAAGGGAAATCCGTATAAAGATAAAGTGACAGTCTTCTGGAATGAAAATGACTTTGAAAATAGTACGAATAAGGGATTTTGTGTTATTGATATTAAAAAAGGCATTTGTAAAGTTAGAGAGGAAAGCGGCAAAGTTGTCATGTACACTGTTGGTGAGGATAATATTATCTCAAAAGAAATGGAATGTATAATTAAAAGTTGCATAGATAAGTACAGTTATATGCTGTAA
- the hydA gene encoding dihydropyrimidinase produces MGIVLEGGKIVTAVDSYCSDIRIEDERIVSIGNHIKKSGDEVISVKGCYILPGGIDTHTHFDLESGSTVTADNFETGTKAALVGGTTTILDYATQNRGETLKEALRKQHKKSDGMCYCDYGFHMGITDWNDKTSYEMEDMVREGVTSFKLYMAYKKTLQVDDGVIFEVLKRSKELKSLITFHCENGDIIEALISEAKSKGNKSPYYHPLTRSALVEKEAIVRLLNIAEIAHAPVYIVHLSTREGLLSILDAKKRGIKVYAETCPQYLLLDDSCYGDKDSDNFEGAKYVMSPPLRKTYDNDALWKGISSREIMTIGTDHCSFNYKGQKEVGIDDFSKIPNGAPGVEHRIGLMYTYGVLKNRISMNEMVALTSTNAAKLFGLFPQKGTIAVGSDADIAVWDPDFSKVISVKNQMQNVDYTPYEGFEQKGRVLHAFLRGNKVVFNGKFIEDKPLGKYLYRKTQPEGISYDKGF; encoded by the coding sequence ATGGGTATAGTACTTGAAGGCGGAAAAATTGTAACTGCTGTGGATTCTTATTGTTCAGATATAAGAATAGAAGATGAAAGAATTGTTTCAATAGGAAATCATATAAAAAAAAGTGGAGATGAAGTCATATCTGTAAAAGGATGCTATATTTTACCGGGTGGTATAGATACTCATACCCACTTTGATTTGGAAAGTGGTTCTACCGTAACTGCAGATAATTTTGAAACTGGAACAAAAGCTGCTTTAGTTGGAGGTACCACTACAATATTAGATTATGCTACACAAAATAGGGGAGAGACACTAAAAGAAGCCTTAAGAAAGCAGCATAAAAAATCAGACGGAATGTGCTATTGTGATTATGGATTTCATATGGGTATTACGGATTGGAATGATAAGACATCTTATGAAATGGAAGATATGGTTAGAGAAGGGGTAACTTCATTTAAATTATATATGGCCTATAAAAAAACGCTTCAGGTAGATGATGGTGTAATATTTGAAGTTTTAAAAAGAAGTAAAGAGTTAAAGAGCTTGATAACTTTTCACTGCGAAAATGGTGATATTATAGAAGCACTTATAAGTGAAGCTAAATCAAAGGGAAACAAATCCCCTTATTATCATCCATTGACAAGATCTGCTTTAGTTGAAAAAGAGGCGATTGTAAGGCTTCTTAATATTGCAGAAATTGCACATGCACCAGTATATATTGTACATCTAAGTACTAGAGAAGGCTTATTAAGTATTTTAGATGCTAAAAAGAGGGGAATAAAAGTTTATGCTGAGACTTGTCCTCAGTATCTGCTGCTGGACGATTCTTGCTATGGAGATAAGGACAGCGATAATTTTGAGGGAGCAAAATATGTAATGTCACCTCCCCTTAGAAAAACATATGATAATGATGCATTGTGGAAGGGGATAAGCTCCAGAGAGATAATGACCATTGGAACAGATCACTGCTCTTTTAATTATAAAGGTCAAAAAGAAGTTGGCATTGATGACTTTAGCAAGATTCCAAATGGGGCTCCAGGTGTAGAACATAGAATTGGGCTTATGTATACGTATGGAGTGTTAAAAAACAGGATAAGTATGAATGAAATGGTTGCACTTACTTCGACTAATGCTGCTAAATTATTTGGGCTTTTTCCACAGAAAGGAACTATTGCAGTGGGCAGCGATGCTGATATTGCAGTATGGGATCCTGATTTTTCTAAAGTTATTAGTGTTAAAAATCAAATGCAAAATGTAGATTACACTCCTTATGAAGGTTTTGAACAGAAGGGAAGAGTGCTGCATGCTTTTTTGAGAGGAAATAAGGTTGTATTTAATGGAAAATTCATTGAAGATAAACCTCTTGGGAAATATTTGTATAGGAAAACCCAGCCAGAAGGTATAAGTTATGACAAAGGTTTCTGA
- the arcC gene encoding carbamate kinase, whose translation MGFCKLVIALGGNALQEPGTKATAEAQLEVIKKTCEYIADISCKGYELVIVHGNGPQVGRILLASEAANSVTPSMPFDVCSAMSQGYIGYHIQQSLRKALDKRNKKVPVVTLITQAIVDKNDAAFKNPTKPIGTFYSKEEAEKLKKEKGYVMKEDSGRGWRRVVASPVPKRIVELPAIKVLWDSTICVAAGGGSIPVAQKEDGSLEGVAAVIDKDLAAERLAEDVNADILMILTEVEKVSLNFKKANQIDLSHITVAEAEKYIEEGHFAPGSMLPKVKAAVMFAKSNSRHKSIITSLYKGEDALEGKTGTVITLDR comes from the coding sequence ATGGGATTTTGTAAATTGGTTATAGCATTAGGTGGAAATGCACTTCAAGAACCTGGTACGAAAGCTACAGCTGAGGCACAACTAGAAGTAATAAAAAAAACTTGCGAATATATTGCAGATATAAGCTGTAAGGGATACGAGCTTGTAATAGTCCATGGAAATGGTCCTCAAGTAGGAAGAATTTTGCTTGCATCGGAAGCAGCTAATAGTGTTACACCATCCATGCCTTTTGATGTATGCAGTGCCATGAGCCAGGGATATATAGGATATCACATTCAGCAGTCACTAAGAAAGGCTTTAGATAAGAGAAACAAGAAAGTGCCAGTGGTAACACTTATAACTCAGGCAATAGTTGATAAAAATGATGCTGCATTTAAAAATCCAACTAAACCCATAGGTACTTTTTATAGTAAGGAAGAAGCGGAAAAACTTAAGAAAGAAAAAGGTTACGTGATGAAAGAAGACTCTGGAAGAGGGTGGAGAAGAGTAGTGGCTTCGCCAGTTCCAAAGAGAATAGTTGAACTCCCGGCAATTAAAGTGTTGTGGGATTCTACTATTTGCGTGGCAGCTGGAGGTGGAAGCATTCCTGTTGCCCAAAAGGAAGATGGATCATTAGAGGGTGTTGCGGCAGTCATAGACAAAGATCTTGCAGCTGAAAGACTTGCGGAAGATGTAAATGCAGATATTCTTATGATACTTACAGAAGTTGAAAAAGTATCACTTAATTTCAAAAAAGCTAATCAAATTGATCTTAGTCACATTACGGTGGCAGAAGCAGAAAAGTATATTGAAGAAGGTCATTTTGCTCCAGGGTCAATGCTCCCAAAAGTAAAAGCAGCAGTGATGTTTGCAAAGTCAAATTCCCGCCATAAGTCAATAATTACTTCACTTTACAAAGGTGAAGATGCCCTTGAAGGTAAGACGGGAACAGTTATTACTTTAGATAGATAA
- a CDS encoding YgeY family selenium metabolism-linked hydrolase, which produces MKLDLNKEEILKMAEKYKPEICRFLRDMARIPSESCGEEKVILRIKEEMEKVGFDKVEIDPMGNVLGYIGHGKHLIAMDAHIDTVGIGDRNLWKYDPYEGYEDDEIILGRGVTDQEGGMASMVYAGKIIKDLGLEGDYTLVVTGTVQEEDCDGLCWQYIVNEDKVKPEFVVITEPTSLNIYRGHRGRMEIKVTTHGISCHGSAPERGDNAIFKMAPILNELKDLNEKLINDEFLGKGTLTVSEIFFSSPSRCAVADGCSISVDRRLTAGETWEYAIDQIKKLPSVKAAKAEVEMYTYERPSYTGLKYPTECFFPTWVLPEDHKVCQNVVTCYKDLFKSEPKVDKWTFSTNAVSIMGRYKIPCIGFGPGHEDQAHAPNEKTWKDELVKCAAMYALIPISYVNNYTDK; this is translated from the coding sequence ATGAAATTGGATTTGAATAAAGAAGAAATATTAAAGATGGCAGAAAAATATAAACCTGAAATATGTAGATTTTTGAGGGACATGGCTCGAATTCCAAGTGAAAGCTGTGGCGAAGAAAAAGTTATACTGAGAATAAAAGAGGAAATGGAAAAAGTAGGTTTTGACAAAGTAGAGATAGATCCCATGGGTAATGTACTTGGATATATAGGACATGGAAAACACCTTATTGCCATGGATGCCCATATAGATACAGTAGGGATAGGCGATAGAAATCTATGGAAATATGATCCCTATGAAGGCTATGAAGATGATGAGATTATTTTGGGAAGAGGTGTCACAGACCAGGAGGGAGGAATGGCCTCCATGGTTTATGCAGGTAAGATAATTAAAGATCTTGGACTTGAAGGGGATTATACATTAGTAGTAACAGGTACTGTTCAAGAAGAAGATTGTGATGGCTTATGCTGGCAGTATATAGTCAATGAAGATAAAGTAAAGCCAGAATTTGTAGTTATAACGGAACCAACTTCATTAAATATATATAGAGGACATAGGGGAAGAATGGAGATAAAAGTTACAACCCATGGAATTAGCTGCCATGGTTCTGCACCGGAAAGAGGAGATAATGCAATTTTTAAAATGGCGCCTATATTAAATGAGCTAAAGGATTTAAATGAAAAATTAATCAATGATGAATTTTTGGGAAAGGGTACACTAACAGTATCTGAAATATTCTTTTCATCACCTTCAAGATGTGCCGTAGCAGATGGATGCAGCATTTCTGTTGACAGGAGGCTTACTGCTGGTGAAACCTGGGAGTATGCAATTGATCAAATTAAGAAGTTACCTTCGGTTAAGGCTGCAAAGGCTGAAGTTGAAATGTACACTTATGAAAGACCTTCTTATACAGGATTAAAATATCCAACGGAATGTTTCTTCCCAACTTGGGTGCTGCCTGAAGACCATAAAGTATGTCAAAATGTTGTAACTTGCTATAAGGATTTATTTAAGAGTGAGCCAAAGGTAGATAAATGGACATTCTCTACAAATGCAGTTTCCATTATGGGAAGATATAAAATACCATGTATAGGTTTTGGACCAGGCCACGAAGATCAAGCACATGCACCTAATGAAAAGACCTGGAAAGATGAATTAGTGAAATGTGCAGCAATGTATGCACTTATTCCAATATCCTATGTAAATAATTATACAGACAAATAA